In endosymbiont of unidentified scaly snail isolate Monju, the following are encoded in one genomic region:
- the hemN gene encoding oxygen-independent coproporphyrinogen III oxidase: MKSHFSFDQDLIDRYDRPGPRYTSYPTAVQFRDDFTESDYRVAAGRSRALSLYFHIPFCDTICFYCACNKIATKDRAKSEPYLRALDREMALQAAIFEQGQPVEQLHWGGGTPTFLNNEQMRWLMARTREHFRLLDDDSGEYSIEIDPREVREDTLEVLREIGFNRMSLGLQDLDPEVQRAVNRVQSAEQTFGSMRRARELGFRSVSIDLIYGLPRQTLESFSHTLDAVIAERPDRLSIFNYAHMPERFKPQRRIDAAELPPPQVKLDILQMAGEKLQDAGYVYIGMDHFALPDDELALAQERGELYRNFQGYSTHAHCDLLAFGVSAIGSVGDTYAQNVKDLDSYYAAIERGELPIERGLRLNRDDRIRRDLIGELICQFRLDFADFGRRWEIAVRDYFATELERLVPMQADGLLVMGETGIRVTDAGRLLIRNICMVFDAYLGQTPARFSRVI, translated from the coding sequence ATGAAATCGCATTTCTCCTTCGATCAGGACCTGATCGATCGCTACGATCGCCCGGGTCCCCGTTACACCTCCTATCCCACGGCGGTGCAGTTCCGCGACGACTTCACCGAGTCGGACTACCGCGTCGCTGCAGGCCGTTCGCGCGCCCTGTCGCTGTACTTCCATATCCCCTTCTGCGACACCATCTGCTTCTATTGCGCCTGCAACAAGATCGCTACCAAGGACCGCGCCAAGAGCGAGCCCTATCTGCGCGCCCTGGATCGCGAGATGGCCCTGCAGGCGGCGATCTTCGAGCAGGGCCAGCCGGTGGAGCAGCTGCACTGGGGCGGCGGCACCCCGACCTTCCTGAACAACGAGCAGATGCGCTGGCTGATGGCGCGCACCCGCGAGCACTTCCGCCTGCTCGACGATGACAGCGGGGAGTACTCCATCGAGATCGACCCCCGCGAGGTGCGCGAGGATACCCTGGAGGTGTTGCGCGAGATCGGTTTCAACCGCATGAGCCTGGGTCTGCAGGATCTCGACCCCGAGGTGCAGCGCGCGGTCAACCGTGTCCAGAGCGCGGAACAGACCTTCGGTTCCATGCGCCGCGCGCGCGAACTGGGCTTCCGTTCGGTGAGCATCGACCTGATCTACGGTCTCCCGCGGCAGACGCTGGAATCCTTTTCGCACACTCTGGACGCGGTGATTGCCGAGCGGCCCGATCGCCTCTCCATCTTCAACTATGCGCACATGCCCGAGCGCTTCAAGCCGCAGCGGCGCATCGACGCGGCCGAGCTGCCGCCCCCGCAGGTCAAGCTGGATATCCTGCAGATGGCGGGCGAGAAGCTGCAGGATGCCGGTTACGTGTATATCGGCATGGATCACTTCGCGCTGCCCGACGACGAGCTGGCGCTGGCACAGGAGCGCGGCGAGCTGTATCGCAACTTCCAGGGCTATTCCACGCACGCGCACTGCGACCTGCTGGCCTTCGGGGTGAGCGCCATCGGCAGCGTGGGTGACACCTATGCGCAGAACGTCAAGGACCTGGACAGCTACTACGCCGCCATCGAGCGCGGCGAGCTGCCCATCGAGCGCGGCCTGCGCCTGAACCGCGACGACCGTATCCGCCGCGACCTCATCGGCGAGCTGATCTGCCAGTTCCGGCTCGACTTCGCGGACTTCGGTCGGCGTTGGGAGATCGCGGTGCGCGACTACTTCGCCACCGAGCTGGAACGTCTCGTGCCCATGCAGGCCGACGGTCTGCTCGTCATGGGCGAGACCGGCATCCGCGTCACCGACGCCGGGCGCCTGCTGATCCGCAACATCTGCATGGTGTTCGACGCCTACCTCGGACAGACTCCGGCGCGCTTCTCGCGGGTGATCTGA
- a CDS encoding long-chain-fatty-acid--CoA ligase: protein MSHPTIPQAFRAAVERHAEQPLVLTPQGSHSFAAIAQAAQRIAAALQRSGLRPGDRVALYAINGPEFVESYLGIVLAGGVVVPLNLLIGDEEICYILEDAGVGALVYHQALAERVDAFVDRAATLRCACCIGEQPVREGHYRLADWLAVADEPEPVACDPAEDLAAILYTSGTTGQPKGAMLTHRNLVANTASVVRALGLRPGEDRQLVVLPMFHAFAATVGMLTPALHGLALVPVPRFDPALVGEHIAACGATVFLGVPSMYNLVLRLPDEQAARWASIRLGVAGGAAMPVELLERFETRFGFPVVEGDGPTECGPVTCVNPPAGPRKPGSVGPPVPGVEMAILDGEGHLLPDGEIGEICVCGPNVMKGYWNRPEDTAESFFGDWFRTGDLGYRDADGYFFMVDRIKDLIIVNGMNVYPRMVEEVLYRHPGILEAAVVGEPHLSHGEIVVAHVVPHEGGALDAAAVRAWCREHLGAHQVPRKVVIRDSLPKNATGKILKRELRRAGEIERGVIAD from the coding sequence ATGAGCCACCCGACCATTCCCCAGGCCTTCCGCGCGGCCGTCGAGCGCCATGCCGAACAGCCCCTGGTGCTGACGCCGCAGGGGAGCCATTCTTTCGCCGCCATCGCGCAGGCCGCCCAACGCATCGCCGCCGCCCTGCAACGCTCGGGTTTGCGCCCCGGTGACCGGGTGGCGCTGTATGCCATCAACGGGCCCGAGTTCGTCGAGAGCTACCTGGGCATCGTGCTTGCCGGTGGGGTGGTGGTGCCACTGAATCTCCTGATTGGTGACGAGGAAATCTGCTATATCCTCGAGGACGCGGGGGTGGGCGCGCTGGTCTATCACCAGGCGCTGGCCGAGCGGGTCGATGCCTTCGTCGATCGGGCCGCCACCCTGCGCTGTGCCTGCTGCATTGGCGAGCAGCCGGTGCGCGAGGGCCATTACCGCCTGGCCGACTGGCTGGCAGTGGCCGACGAGCCGGAGCCTGTGGCCTGTGATCCAGCCGAGGACCTGGCCGCCATCCTCTACACCTCGGGCACCACGGGCCAGCCCAAGGGCGCCATGCTCACCCATCGCAACCTGGTCGCCAACACCGCCAGCGTGGTGCGGGCGCTGGGATTGCGGCCCGGCGAGGACCGGCAGCTGGTGGTGCTGCCCATGTTCCATGCCTTTGCCGCCACCGTGGGCATGCTCACTCCGGCCCTGCATGGCCTGGCCCTGGTGCCGGTGCCTCGCTTCGACCCGGCGCTGGTCGGCGAGCACATCGCCGCCTGCGGCGCCACGGTGTTCCTGGGTGTGCCCTCGATGTACAACCTGGTGCTGCGCCTGCCCGACGAGCAGGCGGCGCGATGGGCCTCGATCCGCCTTGGCGTGGCCGGTGGCGCGGCCATGCCGGTGGAACTGCTCGAGCGCTTCGAGACGCGCTTCGGTTTTCCCGTTGTCGAGGGTGACGGTCCCACCGAGTGCGGGCCGGTGACCTGCGTCAATCCGCCGGCTGGCCCACGCAAGCCCGGCTCGGTTGGGCCGCCGGTGCCGGGGGTGGAGATGGCCATTCTCGATGGCGAGGGCCACCTCTTGCCGGACGGCGAGATCGGTGAGATCTGTGTGTGTGGTCCGAACGTGATGAAGGGTTACTGGAACCGACCCGAGGACACCGCCGAGAGCTTCTTCGGCGACTGGTTCCGTACCGGCGATCTGGGTTACCGCGACGCCGATGGCTATTTCTTCATGGTGGACCGGATCAAGGACCTGATCATCGTCAACGGTATGAATGTCTATCCGCGCATGGTCGAGGAGGTGCTCTACCGACACCCGGGTATCCTCGAGGCGGCGGTGGTCGGCGAGCCGCACCTCAGCCACGGCGAGATCGTGGTCGCCCACGTGGTGCCGCACGAGGGCGGGGCGCTGGATGCCGCCGCCGTGCGCGCCTGGTGCCGCGAACACCTCGGTGCTCACCAGGTTCCGCGCAAGGTGGTGATCCGCGACAGCCTGCCGAAGAACGCCACCGGCAAGATCCTCAAGCGCGAACTGCGGCGCGCTGGCGAGATCGAGCGCGGGGTCATCGCGGACTGA
- a CDS encoding TVP38/TMEM64 family protein, with amino-acid sequence MRPEVRRGLIALLLAAAVIAAWSGRDALTPAALAGALERLGTFAPLLFILLYALGTVLFLPGIALTLAGGILFGPVWGTLYNLTGATLGATLAFLLARHLAGDWVRRRSGPRLRRLIEGVEAEGWRFVAFTRLVPLFPFNLLNYALGLTRIPLGQYVLASALCMFPGAIAYTWLGYAGSEAAAGSEGWVQKLLLALALLAAAGFLPRLVRRLRGARNDSD; translated from the coding sequence ATGCGTCCTGAGGTGCGCCGCGGGCTGATCGCCCTGCTGCTGGCCGCTGCCGTGATCGCCGCCTGGAGCGGACGCGACGCGCTCACCCCGGCGGCCCTGGCCGGCGCCCTGGAACGGCTCGGCACCTTCGCGCCCCTGCTGTTCATCCTGCTCTATGCCCTGGGCACGGTGCTGTTTCTGCCCGGCATCGCCCTGACGCTCGCCGGCGGCATCCTGTTCGGGCCGGTCTGGGGCACGCTGTACAACCTGACCGGTGCCACCCTGGGCGCCACCCTGGCCTTTCTGCTGGCCCGCCACCTGGCCGGCGACTGGGTACGCCGGCGCAGCGGTCCGCGCCTGCGGCGGCTGATCGAGGGCGTGGAGGCCGAGGGCTGGCGTTTTGTTGCCTTCACCCGGCTGGTGCCGTTGTTTCCCTTCAACCTGCTCAACTATGCCCTGGGGCTCACCCGTATTCCGCTGGGTCAGTACGTCCTCGCCAGCGCCCTGTGCATGTTCCCGGGCGCCATCGCCTACACCTGGCTGGGATACGCGGGCAGCGAGGCCGCCGCCGGCAGCGAGGGCTGGGTGCAAAAGCTGCTGCTGGCCCTCGCCCTGCTCGCCGCCGCGGGATTTCTGCCTCGCCTGGTGCGGCGGCTGCGTGGCGCCAGGAACGACAGCGACTGA
- a CDS encoding sterol desaturase family protein, which translates to MDWNQWLLSHEIPLRLGFFFGTFALIALWEGLAPRRMLSIGRGLRWASNIGIVILNSLLLRLLFPAAAVGVAAAVGVAAAAQAGGWGLFNIYPLGGWPEVALSVIAMDLAIYLQHVLVHAVPALWRLHRVHHADLDYDVTTGARFHPLEIVLSMLIKFATILVLGPPVVAVLIFEVLLNASSMFNHGNIRLPAGVDRLLRRVLVTPDMHRVHHSVEDDEANSNFGFALSWWDRLFGTYREQPRAGHRDMALGIRGWRNPQDVDRLPGMLSLPFRGKVDDYVINRRRWDKPDAS; encoded by the coding sequence ATGGACTGGAACCAGTGGCTGCTGTCCCACGAGATCCCCCTGCGCCTGGGTTTCTTCTTCGGTACGTTCGCCCTGATCGCTCTCTGGGAAGGACTGGCGCCGCGGCGTATGCTCAGTATTGGTCGCGGCCTGCGCTGGGCCAGCAACATCGGCATCGTGATACTCAACAGCCTGCTGCTGCGCCTGCTGTTCCCGGCCGCCGCGGTGGGCGTGGCCGCCGCGGTGGGCGTGGCCGCAGCGGCCCAGGCTGGTGGCTGGGGGCTGTTCAACATCTACCCCCTCGGCGGCTGGCCCGAGGTGGCGCTCTCGGTGATCGCCATGGACCTCGCGATCTACCTGCAACACGTCCTGGTGCACGCCGTGCCGGCGTTGTGGCGGCTGCACCGGGTTCACCATGCCGACCTGGACTACGACGTGACCACTGGCGCACGCTTTCACCCGCTGGAGATCGTGCTGTCGATGCTCATCAAGTTCGCCACCATCCTGGTGCTGGGGCCACCGGTGGTGGCGGTGCTGATCTTCGAGGTGCTGCTCAACGCCAGCTCCATGTTCAACCACGGCAACATCCGCCTGCCGGCTGGCGTGGACCGCCTGTTGCGCCGGGTGCTGGTCACTCCGGACATGCACCGGGTGCATCACTCGGTGGAGGACGACGAGGCGAACAGCAACTTCGGCTTCGCCCTGTCATGGTGGGACCGCCTGTTCGGCACCTACCGCGAGCAGCCGCGTGCCGGACACCGGGACATGGCCCTGGGCATTCGCGGCTGGCGCAACCCGCAGGATGTCGATCGCCTGCCCGGCATGCTGAGCCTGCCCTTCCGCGGCAAGGTGGACGACTATGTCATCAACCGCCGCCGCTGGGACAAGCCCGATGCGTCCTGA
- a CDS encoding gamma-glutamylcyclotransferase family protein — protein MNDALFVYGTLVDPATWRRISGRHDYGEPAWLDGWQARPVSGRPWPGLVETPGGRVAGLLYRGITPAMWRRLDAYEGAPYQRVRVWVRLSDGQCRAAWAYRWRPRYGSALAHGAWQLSAAKRGRRRRTMRLFLHTRESDR, from the coding sequence ATGAACGACGCCCTGTTCGTCTATGGCACCCTGGTGGATCCGGCGACCTGGCGGCGGATCAGCGGTCGCCATGACTACGGCGAGCCGGCCTGGCTCGACGGCTGGCAGGCGCGCCCGGTGTCCGGACGCCCCTGGCCGGGACTGGTCGAGACCCCGGGGGGACGTGTTGCCGGCCTGTTGTACCGGGGCATCACCCCGGCGATGTGGCGTCGTCTGGATGCCTACGAGGGCGCACCCTACCAGCGCGTGCGGGTGTGGGTGCGTCTTTCCGACGGGCAGTGCCGAGCGGCCTGGGCCTATCGCTGGCGCCCGCGCTATGGCAGCGCCCTGGCGCACGGCGCCTGGCAGCTGTCTGCTGCGAAGCGAGGCCGGAGACGCCGTACAATGCGCCTTTTTCTCCACACTCGAGAGTCCGATCGATGA
- a CDS encoding methyltransferase domain-containing protein: MKEQVQHYYGKVLQGNADLKTDACCTSGELPLHLREALSRVHPEVTARYYGCGLVVPAQLEGLAVLDLGSGSGQDCYVLSQLVGEHGSVVGVDMTPEQLAVAREHLDWHRERFGYAESNVRFVEGDIEHLDALGLAPGSFDLIVSNCVINLVEDKGAVLRATWDLLKGGGELYFSDVYADRRVPGALRSDPVLHGECLAGALYWNDFLRLAREAGFADPRLVEDRPLAVNDPQIRARLGNLRFWSATWRLFKLPALESACEDYGQAVRYRGGISGQEETFVLDKHHRIERGRLFPVCGNTWRMLHETRFAPYFDFFGDWETHYGLFTGCGDHLPFDTEATDDVGGGGCC; this comes from the coding sequence ATGAAGGAACAAGTCCAGCATTACTACGGCAAGGTGTTGCAGGGCAACGCAGACCTCAAGACCGATGCCTGTTGTACCAGCGGCGAGCTGCCGCTGCACCTGCGCGAGGCGCTGTCGCGGGTGCACCCCGAGGTCACGGCACGTTACTACGGCTGCGGCCTGGTCGTCCCGGCGCAGCTCGAGGGTCTGGCGGTGCTGGATCTGGGCTCGGGCTCCGGGCAGGACTGCTACGTGTTGTCGCAACTGGTGGGTGAGCACGGCTCGGTGGTCGGCGTGGACATGACGCCCGAACAGCTGGCCGTGGCCCGCGAGCATCTGGACTGGCACCGCGAGCGTTTCGGTTATGCCGAATCGAACGTGCGTTTCGTCGAGGGCGACATCGAGCACCTGGATGCCCTGGGGTTGGCACCCGGCAGCTTCGATCTGATCGTTTCCAACTGTGTGATCAACCTGGTCGAGGACAAGGGCGCGGTATTGCGTGCTACCTGGGATCTGCTGAAAGGGGGCGGCGAGCTGTACTTTTCCGATGTCTATGCCGATCGCCGGGTGCCGGGCGCGCTGCGTTCGGACCCGGTGCTGCACGGCGAGTGCCTGGCTGGCGCCCTGTACTGGAATGATTTCCTGCGCCTGGCGCGTGAGGCGGGCTTTGCCGATCCGCGCCTGGTCGAAGACCGCCCGCTGGCGGTGAACGACCCGCAGATCCGCGCGCGTCTGGGCAACCTGCGCTTCTGGTCGGCCACCTGGCGGCTGTTCAAGCTGCCGGCGTTGGAGAGCGCTTGCGAGGACTATGGGCAGGCGGTGCGCTATCGCGGCGGCATCTCTGGTCAGGAAGAAACCTTTGTACTCGACAAGCACCACCGGATCGAACGGGGACGCCTGTTTCCGGTCTGTGGCAACACCTGGCGCATGCTGCACGAGACCCGTTTCGCGCCGTATTTCGACTTCTTCGGTGACTGGGAAACCCATTACGGGCTGTTCACCGGCTGTGGCGACCACCTGCCCTTCGATACTGAAGCGACCGACGATGTCGGTGGTGGGGGGTGTTGCTAG
- a CDS encoding DUF2788 domain-containing protein, with amino-acid sequence MQISEEQLTEIGMTWGVGALILYMLFIIWNLAKKSNAGRFGTFVLFFVLAFGMLGFIAKNIIKWFFDME; translated from the coding sequence ATGCAGATCAGCGAAGAACAACTCACCGAAATCGGCATGACCTGGGGCGTCGGCGCCCTCATCCTCTACATGCTGTTCATCATCTGGAACCTGGCAAAGAAGTCCAATGCCGGCCGCTTCGGCACCTTCGTACTGTTCTTCGTGCTCGCTTTCGGCATGCTCGGCTTTATCGCCAAGAACATCATCAAGTGGTTCTTCGACATGGAGTGA